In Pirellulales bacterium, the genomic window TGGACCGTAGCTCTCGGCGCGGGTCAGACGGTAGACGCAGCGAAGCTGGTCATCGACGCGCAGCCGATAGACGGGCACGTGCGCCAATCGCGGATGGTCGACATATTCGCCGTAATTCCCGGGCTGCCAAGGGACGCAGGAAGGAAACGAGCCACAGGGGCCACAAGCCTCGACGGAAAACGACCCGGACGGTTGCTGAGCCTCGACGGGCAAAGCCTTCAGGCCTGCGACCGCGGCTGCCGACAAAGCCGCGGCAATGCCGGCCGCGCGTATTCGCGGCCAATTGCGGAGCAATTCGCTCGTGGCGGTACCGAAACAGGCGACCCAACTCATGGCAACAACCCTTTTCTGCGTCAGTCACTGCGCTCCCCAAGGGAGCGACTATCTGATCCCATTCGCGCCGATCGAGTTGCGGCCTGCAACGTGCAACTCGATCGTCATTTGCCGCTTGCGGCCTGCTTGCTGCTTGCCACTCGATTGATCGGGTCGGCGTCGATCGGCTTCGAGCGGGCAAACGTCGCTGGATCGACCCATTGCACGTCGTAGGCTGACAGCGCCGCTCCGCTACCGGTTTGATTGGCGGCCGCGATTGCCGACCGTCGCGCTCGCTCCGCCAACTCATTCTCGCCGAGGCTCTGATGCACGGCGGCCAGGTTGCTCCAGACGATCGGCTGGGGTGAAATGGCTAAGCTATGAAGAAATGCCGCTCGCGCCTCGGGCAGCCTTCCGAACCGCACCAGGACCACACCGAGTTCGTTGGCTGCCATGAAGTTCCGGCCGTCGACCATCAACGACGCCTGATAGAAAACAACCGCCTTCGCTCCGCCCAACGAATCCTTGGGACCGTGAGCGGCCGAGGGGGCCGAGTACACCTTGCCTAAGCCGAACAGCGCGGCCGATCCCTGCGAAACGTCGCCAACCGATCCCGCCAATTGTTCTTGAGCATAGGTCAAATAGCGCCCCATCGCCGCTTGAGCGTTGAAATCGGCCTTCAATTCCCCCTTGAGCACAGGCGTCTGATGAGAGCGTGCGATTTCGGCCACACTGACTTCCGCGCCCGAGCCGATGTCGCCAACCCCGAAATCTTCGGCCTCGTCCAAAGCCTTGAACCCGGCCGCCAGCATCCGCCGATGCGCGCGGCTGGCGTGCTGAGCATCGAGCGCATCGGCGATTGTTTGGAGTGATTGCTTGTATTCCTGGCAAGCCGAATAGATCGCACCCCGTTGAGCTAGTTCAAATCCGTGACGGTTGAGCGCGTCGACCTGTCGACAGATTGCCACGAACTCGGGTGTTCGTTCCGCGAATCCAAGTTCGATGCGTTGCGATTCGATTTTGGGAGCGGCTGCCAAGCGCGCGTCGGCGGGCTGCGGTCCCGCAGTCATCGCGCCGTCACTCAGTTTCGGCATCGCTCCGTCGGACGCGGGGGGAAGCCGATGCACCGTGGGTATCGAGTCCGATATGCCGCATGCCGCGGCCACGACTGCATTTTTTGCAACGGACGAGATCTCATTTCCCGGACCTGCGAGGTCTGGGGCATCAGGCAGAGGGATCGGGCGTACTTGCGCCAGATGCACGCGGAGCGGTTCGCCCGCGACATCGCCCGCGGCCGCCGCCGGGTAGCCCACGGGCATTACGCGCGACTGCCCATGACTAGACTTTCCCAGAGCACTATCCATTGAATTGGCAGGCTCAATCGCAACCGGGAGCATTTGAACTTCGCCGTACGCTTGCACCGCAAACACATGCGCCGCCGGCATCGGGGCCCTCGCCGCGGGAGGCTCCGGCGCGGGCCCGCCGCAGCCCACGCTGAACCAAATCCCGAAAGCGGGCACCAGCAGCCGTGCCGCGCGAGTCACGCATTTTCGATCCATAGGTCAACCGTGGACTCACGTGTTGCGGGGGGCGCCAGCGTTTGCACCCAGTTTATCTCATAGAACCGAATCGTCCGTTGCCATCGGAAGGTTTGATTGAAACCGCCCGTTACGCATGCCGTTCGCGCGATGCGCGGTCATCAAGTCGGCAAAACTAGAACCACCGGAACCGCGGGCATCGAAAGACGCCGCACTCTCCGAACTACGCACACGATCGGCGCCAACCGCACAATCGGAACAATCGTTTTGCGCGGAATTCGGCGCGAGAGCATCAGACGCACCGCGTCAGCCGGCCACTGGCGACTGATTGCGTCTGCTTTTGGCAAAGAATCACCGCATCACGGGCAAGTTCGCCCCCTAGGATCGACGATGGCTGGTCGGTGCGGATCGACTTCACCACTTCCTTCAACTCGGCGACGAATCCATCCAGCGGATCGCCGCTGCCCAGCTTCGGACGCTCAACTTTACCCTTATTGTCGAGCACGGTAAGCGGCGTTGCGACGTGCGGCTGGTCGCCGATCACGGCGAAACCGAAGAGCAGCGTCGCCCCTTCCAAGTAGATTTCAAACGCATTGGTGAATGACCGCCCCTGTTGCGCAAGCGCGCCGCTAACCGCACCGACCACTAGCTCCGGATCGTCGAACAGGAATTGCGTCTGCACGAACTCGACCACCTGGCCGCGCATCCGGCCACGGCTGTAGACGGCCGTCGGCATCCCGCAGGCGAGCCGAATGAAATGCGCGTCGTGAACGTGCAGGTCCAGCAGCGGGCCGCCGATTTTTTGCGGGTCATAAAAATCCGGCAACCAGAGCGGATCGGAGATGATTCGCTTGAGCTGCGCCCCGAGCAAACGGCCATATTTGCCGTCGCGGATCGCGCGATAGGCGAAGGCATACTCGGGCATGAAGGGCAGCACGTGACCGACGAGCAGTTGCTTGCCCGCCTTTTCCGCCGCGGCGACCATCCGATTTGCGTCGGCGGGCCGCAGGGCGATCGGCTTCTCGCAGAAGACATGCTTCCCCGCGGCAAGGGCCGCCAGGGCCACGTCGCAATGCAGCGCGGGAGGCAGGCAGATATCCACCACGTCGATCTGCGGATCGGCGAGCATTTCATCCAGCTCGCGATACGTCGCGATGCCGGAAAGGTCCATCATTGTGCCGGCAGGGCCGAAGTTTCCCTTGATGCCG contains:
- a CDS encoding Gfo/Idh/MocA family oxidoreductase, whose product is MLRIGIAGIGFMGMIHYLCYQKVAGARVRALCEKEQKRLAGDWRGIKGNFGPAGTMMDLSGIATYRELDEMLADPQIDVVDICLPPALHCDVALAALAAGKHVFCEKPIALRPADANRMVAAAEKAGKQLLVGHVLPFMPEYAFAYRAIRDGKYGRLLGAQLKRIISDPLWLPDFYDPQKIGGPLLDLHVHDAHFIRLACGMPTAVYSRGRMRGQVVEFVQTQFLFDDPELVVGAVSGALAQQGRSFTNAFEIYLEGATLLFGFAVIGDQPHVATPLTVLDNKGKVERPKLGSGDPLDGFVAELKEVVKSIRTDQPSSILGGELARDAVILCQKQTQSVASGRLTRCV